One region of Ictalurus furcatus strain D&B chromosome 17, Billie_1.0, whole genome shotgun sequence genomic DNA includes:
- the stoml3a gene encoding stomatin (EPB72)-like 3a isoform X2 translates to MMNKNRIDRETMDRKSDSVIPIIQDDSPRSLGFCGWILLFISVIFTIALFPVTIFMCIKLVQEYERAVIYRLGCIVDRKPKGPGMFFVVPCIDTFTKVDLRSKTFEIPPQEILTKDSVTVSVDGVVYFRVSDPILSVVNVRNADEATRLLAQTTLRNVLGTKNLSEVLSDREGISHSMQFVLDEASHPWGIKVERVEIKDVKLPLQLQRAMAAEAEASREARAKVIAAEGEMNASRALKEASLVMSDSPSALQLRYLQTLNTISAEKNSTIIFPMPIDILQHFVSRK, encoded by the exons ATGATGAACAAAAACAGGATTGACAGGGAAACaatggacagaaaatctgacagCGTAATACCTATTATacaag ATGACAGCCCTCGTTCTTTGGGTTTCTGTGGCTGGATTTTACTCTTCATCTCTGTCATTTTCACCATAGCCTTGTTTCCTGTCACCATATTCATGTGCATCAAG CTCGTCCAGGAGTATGAGAGAGCTGTGATCTATCGTTTGGGTTGCATTGTTGACAGGAAACCAAAAGGACCAG GAATGTTTTTCGTGGTGCCGTGTATTGATACTTTTACAAAGGTGGACTTGAGATCTAAGACATTTGAGATTCCACCTCAAGAG ATTCTGACAAAGGACTCGGTGACAGTGTCTGTAGATGGTGTGGTTTACTTCCGGGTCAGTGACCCCATCTTGTCTGTAGTTAATGTGAGAAATGCTGATGAGGCAACCCGCCTGCTGGCACAGACCACACTGAGGAACGTCCTGGGCACTAAAAACCTGTCAGAAGTGCTATCAGACAGAGAGGGCATCTCCCATAGCATGCAG TTTGTCCTAGATGAGGCCTCACATCCATGGGGTATCAAGGTGGAGCGAGTGGAGATTAAAGATGTTAAACTCCCTCTTCAGCTCCAGAGAGCCATGGCAGCTGAGGCTGAAGCCTCCAGAGAGGCTCGTGCTAAG GTGATAGCAGCAGAGGGAGAGATGAATGCATCACGGGCCTTAAAGGAGGCCTCTCTGGTCATGTCTGATTCACCTTCAGCTCTGCAGCTCCGTTACCTCCAGACACTCAACACCATCTCAGCTGAGAAGAACTCCACCATCATCTTTCCCATGCCCATTGACATATTGCAGCACTTTGTGTCCCGTAAATGA
- the stoml3a gene encoding stomatin (EPB72)-like 3a isoform X1 has protein sequence MTELEAPGVTYLLTHHAAASKQNRVTSSLDMMNKNRIDRETMDRKSDSVIPIIQDDSPRSLGFCGWILLFISVIFTIALFPVTIFMCIKLVQEYERAVIYRLGCIVDRKPKGPGMFFVVPCIDTFTKVDLRSKTFEIPPQEILTKDSVTVSVDGVVYFRVSDPILSVVNVRNADEATRLLAQTTLRNVLGTKNLSEVLSDREGISHSMQFVLDEASHPWGIKVERVEIKDVKLPLQLQRAMAAEAEASREARAKVIAAEGEMNASRALKEASLVMSDSPSALQLRYLQTLNTISAEKNSTIIFPMPIDILQHFVSRK, from the exons ATGACAGAATTAGAAGCTCCTGGAGTGACGTATCTTCTTACACACCATGCAGCAGCCTCCAAACAAAACAGAGTGACTTCTTCTCTGGATATGATGAACAAAAACAGGATTGACAGGGAAACaatggacagaaaatctgacagCGTAATACCTATTATacaag ATGACAGCCCTCGTTCTTTGGGTTTCTGTGGCTGGATTTTACTCTTCATCTCTGTCATTTTCACCATAGCCTTGTTTCCTGTCACCATATTCATGTGCATCAAG CTCGTCCAGGAGTATGAGAGAGCTGTGATCTATCGTTTGGGTTGCATTGTTGACAGGAAACCAAAAGGACCAG GAATGTTTTTCGTGGTGCCGTGTATTGATACTTTTACAAAGGTGGACTTGAGATCTAAGACATTTGAGATTCCACCTCAAGAG ATTCTGACAAAGGACTCGGTGACAGTGTCTGTAGATGGTGTGGTTTACTTCCGGGTCAGTGACCCCATCTTGTCTGTAGTTAATGTGAGAAATGCTGATGAGGCAACCCGCCTGCTGGCACAGACCACACTGAGGAACGTCCTGGGCACTAAAAACCTGTCAGAAGTGCTATCAGACAGAGAGGGCATCTCCCATAGCATGCAG TTTGTCCTAGATGAGGCCTCACATCCATGGGGTATCAAGGTGGAGCGAGTGGAGATTAAAGATGTTAAACTCCCTCTTCAGCTCCAGAGAGCCATGGCAGCTGAGGCTGAAGCCTCCAGAGAGGCTCGTGCTAAG GTGATAGCAGCAGAGGGAGAGATGAATGCATCACGGGCCTTAAAGGAGGCCTCTCTGGTCATGTCTGATTCACCTTCAGCTCTGCAGCTCCGTTACCTCCAGACACTCAACACCATCTCAGCTGAGAAGAACTCCACCATCATCTTTCCCATGCCCATTGACATATTGCAGCACTTTGTGTCCCGTAAATGA